A stretch of the Danio rerio strain Tuebingen ecotype United States chromosome 18, GRCz12tu, whole genome shotgun sequence genome encodes the following:
- the afg2b gene encoding ATPase family gene 2 protein homolog B gives MKALQVLPVDAVDVDTQRCRMGPALMSSLGLRLGSPVLIRVLQGTCLCTAWPRRDLADGYLQISSQCVSPDLHKHTLTALTVHPAQIKPLTCLKLTCVKLKVFVQRLEHKKRVSERSLQELLDGIYVHEGHLVDLSGVKAEIRCVLVEKVNSGSQRAGLITARTCVDISTIQTVKHLDRQQQQVSAAPLGGMEDVFASLKEMITFPLRYPGSLRQLGLSCPRGLLLIGPPGVGKTLLVRCVAKDIGATLVTVNGPEVTGSRPGESEENLRRVFEQARDAADDGPCVLLIDEIDSLCPRRTGSSSAPENRLVAQLLTLMDAIGSHEGFVIIGATNQPDSLDPALRRPGRFDREVIIGVPSLLQRRSILKCVCREMPLSPDVDLNTLAEMTCGYVGADLSALSREAALQAMRHSQMGASEPVSMQHFMQALRHVQPSCLRSSIGATDFKPIGWEQIGGLEDVKLKLKQSIEWPMRFPEAFVRLGVSRPRGVLLYGPPGCAKTTLVKAAASSSHCSFFSLSGAELFSPYVGDSEKTLAQLFAQARACAPSIVFLDEVDSMVGSREDGSSSSHSVQSQVLSVLLTELDGVGVRTLERRSTCRKIALLEGGDQEDVRLHQMELQEVCNKDVLIVAATNRPEALDSALLRPGRLDQIIYVPPPDLQARLAVLRICTKSVPLHQDVCLEDLAAQTELFSGADLENLCKEAALLALREDGLAVSCVRQKYFLKALQMLSPSLSAEQLQQNIHAALQ, from the exons ATGAAGGCTCTGCAGGTTCTCCCGGTGGATGCGGTGGATGTGGACACACAGCGCTGTCGAATGGGCCCGGCTCTGATGTCCAGTCTGGGGCTGCGTTTGGGTTCTCCAGTCCTCATCCGGGTTCTGCAGGGCACGTGTCTCTGCACCGCATGGCCCAGGCGGGACCTGGCAGATGGATATCTGCAAATCAGCAGCCAGTGTGTGTCACCAgacctgcacaaacacacactcacagcactCACAGTCCACCCAGCACAGATCAAACCCCTCACCTGTCTCaaactcacctgtgtgaagctgAAGGTGTTCGTGCAGCGTCTGGAGCACAAGAAGAGGGTTTCAGAGCGGAGTCTCCAGGAGCTGCTGGACGGTATATACGTGCACGAGGGACATCTAGTAGATCTGTCAG GTGTGAAGGCGGAGATCAGGTGTGTGCTGGTTGAGAAGGTGAACTCGGGCTCGCAGAGAGCAGGTCTGATAACCGCTCGAACTTGTGTGGATATTAGCACAATACAGACGGTCAAACACCTGGACAGGCAGCAGCAGCAGGTCTCAGCTGCGCCTCTCGGTGGCATGGAGGATGTGTTTGCATCACTGAAGGAAATGATCACCTTTCCGCTGCGTTATCCTGGAAGTCTGCGTCAGCTGGGTCTGTCCTGCCCACGGGGCCTGCTGCTGATCGGGCCGCCTGGCGTGGGGAAGACCCTGCTGGTGCGCTGCGTGGCTAAAGACATCGGGGCGACTTTAGTGACTGTGAACGGGCCAGAAGTCACGGGGTCTCGACCCGGAGAGAGCGAGGAGAACCTGCGGCGAGTGTTTGAACAGGCTCGAGACGCTGCTGATGACGGTCCTTGTGTTCTGCTGATCGATGAGATCGACTCGCTGTGCCCACGCAGGACAGGGAGCAGCAGTGCTCCAGAAAACAGGCTAGTCGCGCAGCTGCTAACGCTAATGGACGCCATCGGCAGCCATGAAGGCTTCGTTATTATTGGAGCCACAAACCAGCCGGACTCTCTCGACCCAGCACTCAGGAGACCCGGACGCTTCGACAGAGAG GTGATCATCGGCGTTCCCTCGCTGCTACAGAGACGCAGTATCCTGAAGTGTGTGTGTCGAGAAATGCCGCTCTCTCCTGATGTCGATCTGAACACTCTCGCTGAAATGACCTGCGGATATGTCGGAGCGGATCTGAGCGCGCTCAGTAGAGAGGCAGCGCTGCAGGCTATGCGACACTCGCAG ATGGGGGCGAGTGAGCCGGTGTCGATGCAGCACTTCATGCAAGCACTGCGACACGTGCAGCCGTCGTGTTTGAGGAGCAGCATTGGAGCGACTGACTTTAAACCCATTGGCTGGGAGCAGATCGGCGGACTCGAGGACGTCAAACTCAAGCTTAAACAG agtatCGAGTGGCCCATGAGGTTTCCAGAAGCGTTTGTGCGTTTGGGTGTCTCTCGACCCAGAGGCGTGCTGCTGTACGGGCCACCCGGATGTGCCAAAACCACCCTGGTGAAAGCAGCCGCCTCTTCATCACACTGCAGCTTCTTCTCCCTCAGTGGAGCCGAGCTCTTCTCTCCTTATGTGGGAGACTCCGAGAAAACACTGGCGCAG CTGTTCGCTCAGGCGCGAGCGTGTGCTCCATCTATCGTGTTCCTGGATGAGGTGGACAGTATGGTGGGCTCTCGAGAGGACGGCTCTTCTTCTTCCCACAGCGTGCAGTCGCAGGTTCTGTCGGTTCTGCTGACGGAGCTGGATGGGGTGGGCGTGCGAACGCTGGAGAGACGGAGCACCTGCAGAAAGATTGCTCTGTTAGAAGGTGGAGATCAGGAGGACGTACGACTACATCAG ATGGAGCTGCAGGAAGTGTGCAATAAGGATGTTTTGATTGTGGCCGCCACTAACAGACCCGAGGCTCTGGACAGCGCTCTGCTCAGACCTGGACGACTCGACCAGATCATATACGTGCCTCCTCCTGACCTCCAG GCTCGTCTGGCTGTGCTGCGCATTTGCACTAAAAGCGTCCCGCTGCatcaggatgtgtgtttggaggATCTGGCGGCTCAAACGGAGCTCTTCTCTGGAGCTGATCTAGAAAACCTTTGTAAAGAG GCGGCTCTGTTGGCTCTGCGTGAGGATGGACTCGCCGTTTCTTGCGTGAGACAGAAGTATTTTCTGAAGGCGCTTCAGATGTTGAGTCCGTCACTGAGTGCAGAACAACTTCAGCAGAACATACATGCAGCTCTCCAATAA